From Paenibacillus polymyxa, the proteins below share one genomic window:
- a CDS encoding DUF6386 family protein, producing MTNMTSSPFQFTTDTATLCLFDTQALKHRLNDEPDWWSIEADELGELNAGNAAFLNLGADGTYEVVITDHIEQPTVRLFLKVPSGNIFIGAGEEATGGELEPDCVWGGSFLSVQPGLYECLASRENNRIYLSFKKGSEGSNSFTSLIRL from the coding sequence ATGACGAACATGACAAGCAGTCCATTTCAATTTACGACAGATACGGCGACTCTCTGCCTATTTGATACGCAAGCTTTGAAGCATCGCTTGAACGATGAGCCGGATTGGTGGTCCATTGAAGCGGACGAGCTGGGGGAGTTGAATGCGGGAAATGCTGCTTTTTTGAATCTGGGAGCGGACGGGACGTATGAGGTTGTGATAACAGATCATATTGAGCAGCCCACGGTGCGACTGTTTTTGAAGGTTCCCTCAGGGAACATATTTATTGGCGCAGGAGAGGAAGCCACAGGTGGTGAGTTGGAACCTGATTGTGTATGGGGAGGGTCATTCCTGTCTGTGCAACCTGGACTTTATGAATGCTTGGCCAGCAGAGAAAATAACCGTATTTACCTTTCTTTTAAAAAAGGGAGCGAAGGCAGCAACAGCTTTACCAGCCTGATTCGATTGTAG
- a CDS encoding sulfatase-like hydrolase/transferase → MRRKPIQQRIEQLNNLYHSIKVSFESNNIPLLEEYINKYNDITEDANLISIKSNYFFQIGDYEQAAKVLEEGIKLYPFNFDINLNLGIVYEMKSFFTGSFHRYVSALKYASTGEKQELAKTYITQINLVLREIYQSDQNKLLQLIEEGNRFLGEIDYRLFPLDHNKQSSIRQSQAVGTSDEYMTNLYRSYNNTDIDENTSPYHMTETLKGRIHKSEKQISLTGSQTLLPVSTLENETVLNFNLNGRNYSFSNEDLPYNQYHYLRFNEKGLLNITMNKPIFIGTPIPLQEISKKKRLIFNIFVDGLSFDFIQKHDFKSIMPNTHAFFQKGFTSTNCYATSEWTFPSVASMFTGKYTTNHGLFHPDFNYAFAENNKMMQEHFKEAEYFTAQIGGDWRVTPAHGYHKGFDRILYQNFMGGMDCKQVITESIEHLETFKERNNFMWISLADVHHVPDEIDCNLMTQAQIDISKRVRINKKGSTTVLTPYDINKHEKYILEIKRIDFYLNILYTYFDQHYQNEEILVLFHSDHGQSFLEDEPFLLHESRRKVPFMIRGGDVPVGESDELMELIDMLPTLLHYSDLSAPKDIDGHLPACLGGKESRKFAFTEAIHPNQTYKAAITDETHIFRFENGHPLQNDGLVDLNDYKIQLINKETGSDETDVFPDKADHYEEVVWEHIRKHIIFN, encoded by the coding sequence ATGAGAAGAAAGCCGATTCAGCAACGCATAGAGCAATTAAATAATTTATATCATAGTATCAAAGTTTCTTTTGAAAGTAATAATATTCCATTATTGGAGGAATATATCAACAAATATAATGACATTACTGAGGATGCAAATCTAATCTCAATTAAGAGTAACTACTTTTTCCAAATAGGCGATTATGAGCAAGCTGCAAAAGTTTTAGAAGAAGGAATTAAGCTATATCCATTTAATTTTGATATCAACCTAAATCTTGGTATTGTTTATGAAATGAAGAGTTTTTTTACTGGCAGTTTTCATAGATATGTTAGTGCACTAAAATATGCTAGTACCGGAGAAAAACAGGAATTAGCTAAAACGTATATTACTCAGATAAATCTTGTATTAAGGGAAATTTATCAAAGTGACCAGAATAAATTGTTACAACTTATTGAGGAAGGCAATAGATTTCTAGGAGAAATAGACTATCGTTTATTTCCATTGGACCATAATAAGCAAAGCTCCATTCGTCAGTCGCAGGCAGTAGGAACTTCAGATGAATATATGACCAATTTATATAGATCGTATAATAATACTGATATTGATGAAAATACTAGTCCCTATCATATGACAGAAACTTTAAAGGGGCGTATACACAAGTCTGAAAAACAAATATCTTTAACAGGCAGTCAAACATTACTACCAGTATCTACACTTGAGAATGAGACGGTACTTAACTTTAACTTGAACGGGAGAAATTACTCATTTTCAAATGAAGATCTTCCATATAATCAATATCATTATTTGCGTTTTAATGAAAAAGGCTTGTTAAATATAACAATGAATAAACCGATATTTATAGGAACACCTATCCCGCTGCAAGAAATATCCAAGAAAAAGCGACTAATATTCAATATTTTTGTTGACGGGCTTTCATTTGATTTTATACAAAAGCATGATTTTAAATCAATTATGCCCAATACACATGCTTTTTTTCAAAAAGGCTTTACTTCTACAAATTGCTATGCAACAAGTGAATGGACCTTTCCGAGTGTTGCTAGCATGTTTACAGGGAAATATACAACCAATCATGGCTTATTCCACCCTGATTTTAATTATGCATTTGCCGAAAATAATAAAATGATGCAGGAGCATTTTAAAGAGGCTGAATATTTTACTGCACAAATCGGAGGAGATTGGAGGGTAACACCTGCACACGGATATCATAAAGGTTTTGATCGTATTCTGTATCAAAATTTTATGGGCGGGATGGATTGCAAACAGGTGATTACAGAATCAATAGAACATTTGGAGACGTTTAAGGAAAGAAATAACTTTATGTGGATATCTTTAGCGGATGTACATCACGTTCCAGACGAGATAGATTGCAATCTCATGACACAAGCACAAATTGATATCAGTAAACGCGTTAGGATAAATAAAAAGGGTAGCACTACCGTTCTGACTCCCTATGATATTAACAAACATGAAAAGTATATTTTAGAAATTAAACGAATCGATTTTTACTTGAACATTCTTTATACCTATTTTGATCAGCATTATCAGAATGAAGAGATCCTAGTTCTGTTTCATTCTGATCATGGTCAATCTTTCTTAGAAGATGAACCGTTTCTCCTTCATGAGAGTAGACGCAAAGTTCCGTTTATGATTAGGGGGGGGGATGTCCCAGTAGGAGAATCAGACGAACTTATGGAACTAATTGATATGCTGCCAACGCTACTTCACTACAGTGACCTGTCTGCTCCTAAAGATATTGATGGTCACCTTCCTGCATGTTTAGGAGGGAAGGAATCTCGTAAGTTTGCTTTCACGGAGGCTATACATCCGAATCAAACTTATAAAGCTGCAATCACGGATGAAACTCATATTTTCAGGTTTGAAAATGGACACCCTCTTCAGAATGATGGTCTGGTAGATTTAAATGATTATAAGATTCAATTGATCAATAAAGAAACTGGTAGCGATGAGACTGATGTGTTCCCGGATAAAGCTGATCATTATGAGGAAGTCGTATGGGAACATATTCGTAAACATATAATATTTAATTAA
- the aepX gene encoding phosphoenolpyruvate mutase, whose amino-acid sequence MKKTQLLKQMITSSTLDFIMEAHNGISAKIVEEAGFKGIWGSGLTISASLGVRDNNEASWTQVLDVMEFMNDATSLPILLDGDTGYGNFNNMRRLVRKLEQRGVAGVCIEDKLFPKTNSFISGETQPLADMDEFCGKIQAAKETQSDDDFCVVARLESFIAGWGLDEALRRAEAYRLAGADAILVHSKKADSSDIEAFMREWGNRHPVVIVPTKYYSTPSDRFRELGINMVIWANHTLRSAIHSMQQTVRQIYKDQSLINVEGKITTVSEIFKLQGADELKEAEKKYLPTSGKKVNALILAASQGNLGELTREIPKTLLKVSGKPILSMQVDDLNKVGIKDISVVRGFAKENVKLNNISTIDNDQFASTQELYSLYLAKDKIGNDTTVISYGDIIYKNYILNDLLNDTNDITIVVDADAEVSENNQDLVVTEKPYSKNLYSSAVKLVSVSKSSVKQQFNGEFIGLWKVSAHGADIVKTVLKRLSKENKFHTLTLTDLFNELVKIHSVAVKFIKGDWLDVDTIVDLQKAGEML is encoded by the coding sequence ATGAAAAAAACACAGTTGCTTAAACAGATGATTACAAGTTCCACACTTGATTTTATTATGGAGGCTCATAACGGTATATCAGCGAAAATTGTGGAGGAAGCAGGGTTTAAAGGAATTTGGGGAAGTGGACTGACGATTTCAGCTTCTTTAGGTGTTCGTGATAATAACGAAGCATCTTGGACACAAGTCCTTGATGTTATGGAATTTATGAACGATGCGACGAGTCTGCCTATACTGCTAGATGGCGATACGGGTTACGGTAACTTCAACAATATGAGAAGATTGGTCAGAAAGCTTGAACAACGTGGTGTGGCTGGTGTATGTATTGAGGATAAATTGTTTCCTAAGACAAATTCTTTCATCTCTGGAGAAACACAACCCCTTGCGGATATGGATGAATTTTGCGGTAAGATACAAGCAGCTAAAGAAACGCAAAGTGACGATGATTTCTGCGTAGTAGCGCGTTTGGAATCCTTTATTGCCGGGTGGGGACTGGATGAGGCTTTACGCCGAGCGGAAGCATACAGATTGGCGGGAGCGGACGCCATCCTGGTTCATAGTAAAAAAGCTGACAGTTCTGATATCGAAGCTTTCATGCGAGAGTGGGGGAATCGCCATCCAGTTGTGATTGTGCCTACTAAATATTATTCTACACCTTCCGATCGGTTCAGGGAACTTGGAATCAATATGGTTATTTGGGCGAATCATACCTTACGATCAGCTATACATTCTATGCAACAGACAGTGCGACAGATCTACAAAGATCAATCTTTGATCAATGTAGAAGGTAAAATTACAACAGTATCTGAAATTTTTAAGTTACAGGGTGCGGATGAGCTGAAAGAAGCAGAGAAAAAGTACCTACCTACATCTGGAAAAAAGGTGAATGCGCTCATTCTTGCGGCGAGTCAAGGAAACTTGGGAGAACTCACAAGAGAAATCCCTAAAACACTGTTGAAAGTTAGCGGGAAGCCGATCCTGAGCATGCAAGTGGATGATCTGAACAAGGTTGGTATAAAGGATATTTCAGTCGTACGCGGATTTGCGAAAGAGAACGTGAAGCTGAATAATATTTCGACTATTGACAATGACCAATTTGCTTCAACTCAAGAACTGTACTCTCTTTATCTGGCCAAAGATAAGATTGGTAATGATACTACGGTAATTAGCTATGGAGATATTATTTATAAAAATTACATACTTAATGATCTTCTTAACGATACAAACGATATTACAATTGTGGTCGATGCGGATGCTGAAGTTTCTGAAAACAATCAAGATCTTGTTGTGACTGAAAAGCCTTATTCCAAAAATCTGTACTCTAGCGCCGTTAAGCTAGTAAGTGTAAGTAAATCCAGTGTTAAACAACAATTTAATGGTGAGTTTATCGGGCTGTGGAAGGTATCCGCACATGGAGCAGATATAGTAAAAACAGTGCTGAAACGCTTATCCAAAGAAAACAAATTTCATACTCTTACTCTAACTGATCTATTTAATGAACTAGTTAAGATACATTCTGTTGCAGTGAAATTTATTAAAGGAGATTGGTTAGATGTGGACACAATTGTCGATCTTCAAAAAGCAGGTGAAATGCTGTGA
- the aepY gene encoding phosphonopyruvate decarboxylase, with the protein MKSLGYDFFTGVPCSFLKDLINYSINECDYVGAANEGDAVAIASGAYVGGRKSVVLMQNSGLTNAVSPLTSLNYTFKLPVLGFVSLRGEVGVADEPQHELMGQITTQLLDLMQVKWSYLSKDFEEASKQLLEADRWISKNQPFFFVVRKGTFSKEILQVSDVATFRHNDLVVQGSIKNHPEKRASRYQALEALKSCNDPKTVYLATTGYTGRELYEVEDSKQNLYMVGSMGCVSSLGLGLALSRSDLNVIAIDGDGALIMRMGNLATNGRYGPGNLLHLLLDNQCHDSTGGQETVSANIDFPALAAGCGYKKVKCVEDTDQLIEFVEAWKSQPELTFLYMPILGGAKDDLSRPNVKPHEVKERLVKFING; encoded by the coding sequence ATGAAATCATTGGGGTACGACTTTTTTACCGGTGTACCGTGCTCTTTTTTGAAGGATCTGATTAACTATTCAATTAATGAGTGTGATTATGTAGGGGCTGCTAATGAAGGAGATGCAGTAGCAATAGCTAGTGGAGCCTATGTGGGGGGGCGTAAGTCTGTTGTTTTGATGCAGAATTCGGGTCTTACAAATGCCGTTTCACCACTAACCTCCTTAAATTATACTTTCAAGTTGCCAGTTTTAGGATTTGTCAGTTTGCGCGGTGAAGTAGGTGTTGCTGACGAACCTCAGCATGAACTTATGGGACAGATAACTACACAGCTTTTAGATTTGATGCAGGTGAAGTGGAGCTATCTTTCGAAGGATTTTGAAGAAGCTAGCAAACAATTGCTTGAAGCTGATCGTTGGATATCAAAAAATCAGCCCTTCTTTTTCGTAGTTAGGAAGGGAACCTTCAGTAAAGAGATTCTTCAAGTATCTGATGTAGCAACGTTCCGACACAATGATTTGGTGGTGCAGGGAAGCATTAAAAATCACCCTGAAAAGCGGGCATCCAGATATCAAGCGTTAGAAGCCTTGAAAAGCTGTAATGATCCCAAAACAGTATATCTGGCCACCACTGGATATACTGGAAGGGAATTGTACGAAGTTGAAGACTCCAAGCAAAATCTGTATATGGTCGGTTCCATGGGGTGTGTAAGTTCGTTGGGGCTTGGACTTGCCTTGAGCAGATCTGATTTGAACGTAATTGCTATTGATGGTGATGGTGCTTTAATCATGAGAATGGGCAATCTAGCTACTAACGGGCGTTATGGTCCAGGTAATCTTCTCCATTTGCTTCTGGACAACCAGTGTCATGATTCGACTGGTGGACAAGAGACCGTTTCAGCAAATATCGATTTTCCAGCTTTAGCAGCGGGTTGTGGTTATAAAAAAGTGAAGTGTGTAGAGGATACGGATCAACTTATTGAATTTGTAGAAGCATGGAAGTCACAACCCGAACTCACTTTTTTGTATATGCCGATCTTAGGAGGAGCGAAAGATGATCTTAGCCGTCCCAATGTTAAACCTCATGAAGTCAAAGAGAGATTGGTGAAGTTCATCAATGGATAA
- a CDS encoding class I SAM-dependent methyltransferase: MDNWKDIWSRTRHLPNEDPDLQFLIDTDGFNSGAGKISEEAWSTYVRHAASLMNIQPDESLFEVGCGSGAFLYPFYKNGHQVSGIDYSPSLIEIASFVMPEMDFSILEATQVDPTRRFDIVLANSVFQYFPSLEYAEEVLRLMWEKTNRLLVLLDLNDIQFAEEALRIRKGSLSLGEYEKKYAGLEHLFYDRNFAEKALKGKRFTINISNQQIKSYGNNKFRYNVVIEKW; the protein is encoded by the coding sequence ATGGATAATTGGAAAGATATTTGGTCACGTACTCGGCATCTTCCGAATGAAGATCCCGACTTGCAGTTTTTAATTGATACTGACGGTTTTAATTCCGGAGCAGGAAAGATCAGCGAGGAAGCTTGGTCTACTTATGTGAGGCATGCGGCTAGCCTTATGAATATACAGCCAGATGAATCATTATTTGAAGTAGGCTGCGGTAGCGGTGCCTTTTTGTATCCATTCTATAAGAATGGACACCAAGTAAGTGGGATTGATTATTCTCCTTCCCTCATTGAAATTGCAAGTTTTGTTATGCCGGAGATGGATTTTAGTATACTGGAAGCTACTCAAGTAGACCCTACACGTCGATTTGATATTGTATTGGCTAATAGCGTTTTTCAATATTTCCCATCTTTAGAATATGCGGAAGAAGTACTTCGGCTCATGTGGGAGAAAACAAATAGATTGCTAGTTCTACTTGATTTGAATGATATCCAGTTCGCAGAGGAAGCGTTAAGAATTCGAAAAGGATCGCTATCATTGGGTGAATATGAGAAGAAATATGCCGGTTTGGAACATCTATTTTATGATCGAAACTTTGCCGAGAAAGCACTTAAAGGCAAAAGGTTTACAATCAATATTTCAAATCAGCAAATCAAAAGTTATGGCAACAACAAATTCAGGTATAATGTGGTGATTGAAAAATGGTAA
- a CDS encoding 2-aminoethylphosphonate aminotransferase: MVNTAVILAAGLGSRLKEHTAHKPKGFLEIDALPIIERSILQLRKSGIEHIWIGTGYLAQEYERLAGKYPEVHCVYNDRYRDSGSMYTLYNIRNFVHGDFLLLESDLLYDIAGLKNLLADMRSDVILSSGATHSNDEVYIEIDEEGHLIAMSKQIELLGRVDAELVGISKLSLDTYQRMCRLVEAELHNHLKWDYEQTLVEVGKEKPLAVKKIEKFIWCEIDTEEHLQHAKEVIYPKLKQPAAHLSLPIKRNILLNPGPATTTDTVKLAQIVPDICPREQEFGDLMEWIAGQLTVFVAPKSEYDTVLFSGSGTAAVESVISSVIGEGKLLILSNGAYGERMAEIAEVYHVDHEVLESSAVLPLSLDAIETAIIRNKNKLTHVAVVHNETTSGILNDIDAIGKLCALHEVDLIVDAMSSYGAIPINMKASKVSFLISSSNKNLQGMAGVSFVIAHKEKIQEIKEYSPKSYYLDLYKQHEYFQRTRQLRFTPPVQTFYALEQAIIETQNEGIEQRYKRYTESWQALIKGLDRLQLQYLVPIEHHSRIITSIKEPTSRKYEFGAMHDYLYDNGFTIYPGKIGQTASFRVANIGAITYQDIERFLEYMEEYLSM, translated from the coding sequence ATGGTAAATACGGCAGTTATCCTGGCAGCCGGATTGGGTAGCCGATTAAAAGAACATACGGCACACAAGCCAAAAGGTTTTCTAGAGATCGATGCTTTGCCCATTATAGAGCGCTCTATCCTTCAATTGAGAAAGAGTGGTATTGAGCATATTTGGATCGGAACGGGTTATTTAGCGCAGGAGTATGAACGATTAGCAGGGAAGTATCCTGAAGTGCATTGTGTGTATAACGATCGCTATAGAGACAGTGGAAGTATGTACACTTTGTATAATATACGGAATTTTGTACATGGGGACTTTCTACTATTAGAATCTGATCTGCTCTACGACATAGCAGGTTTGAAAAATCTGCTGGCGGACATGCGCAGTGATGTAATTCTATCAAGCGGTGCTACTCACTCCAATGATGAAGTGTATATAGAGATAGATGAAGAAGGTCACCTCATTGCGATGTCTAAGCAGATTGAACTTTTAGGGCGAGTGGATGCTGAACTGGTAGGGATATCCAAGCTGTCTTTGGATACATATCAGCGAATGTGTCGACTGGTAGAGGCTGAACTTCATAATCACTTGAAATGGGATTATGAACAAACGTTAGTTGAAGTAGGTAAGGAAAAGCCCCTTGCCGTCAAAAAAATCGAAAAGTTTATTTGGTGTGAAATTGATACAGAAGAACATTTACAGCATGCTAAAGAAGTGATCTATCCGAAACTGAAGCAGCCAGCAGCACATTTATCGTTGCCCATCAAAAGAAACATTCTACTCAATCCCGGGCCTGCAACAACAACAGATACTGTAAAGCTGGCGCAAATTGTGCCGGATATTTGTCCGAGAGAACAGGAATTTGGAGACCTGATGGAATGGATAGCTGGACAGCTTACTGTATTTGTCGCACCAAAGAGTGAGTATGATACTGTTCTATTTTCAGGGTCGGGCACGGCTGCAGTAGAGTCGGTTATTAGCTCAGTGATCGGGGAAGGCAAATTGCTAATTCTCAGTAATGGGGCTTATGGAGAGCGAATGGCTGAAATTGCAGAAGTTTATCATGTTGATCACGAAGTTTTGGAGAGTTCGGCTGTGCTACCGTTATCCCTGGATGCTATTGAAACAGCGATTATAAGGAATAAAAATAAGCTTACTCATGTAGCGGTGGTTCACAATGAAACGACTAGCGGTATTTTAAACGATATTGATGCTATTGGAAAGTTGTGTGCTCTGCATGAAGTAGATCTGATTGTCGACGCGATGAGTTCGTATGGGGCTATACCGATTAATATGAAAGCAAGTAAGGTTTCTTTTCTTATATCCAGTTCAAATAAAAACCTGCAGGGGATGGCGGGGGTTAGCTTTGTTATTGCACATAAAGAGAAAATCCAGGAAATTAAAGAGTATAGTCCAAAATCGTATTATCTGGATTTGTATAAGCAGCATGAGTATTTTCAGCGTACCCGTCAACTGCGTTTTACCCCGCCAGTTCAAACGTTTTATGCGTTAGAACAGGCAATTATTGAGACGCAAAATGAGGGTATTGAACAGCGTTATAAACGCTATACAGAGTCGTGGCAGGCCCTGATTAAAGGTCTGGATCGCCTTCAGCTTCAGTATTTGGTACCAATAGAGCATCATTCTAGAATTATTACCTCTATTAAGGAGCCGACGTCTAGAAAATACGAATTTGGTGCTATGCACGACTATTTATACGACAATGGTTTTACAATTTATCCTGGCAAAATCGGTCAAACTGCTTCTTTCAGGGTGGCTAATATAGGGGCAATTACCTATCAGGATATCGAACGTTTTCTGGAGTATATGGAAGAATATCTATCTATGTAA
- a CDS encoding 5-methyltetrahydropteroyltriglutamate--homocysteine S-methyltransferase: MSSILDNASQRKVTPFRHDMVGSFLRPQAIKDARTQFQNNEISADELRKIEDEEIIKLVEKQKSVGLQAVTDGEFRRSWWHLDFMWGLNGVEKVQLANGYQFQGVETRAETARLSGKIGHSHHPFIEDFKFLKQVAGEDAIARQTIPAPAQFLAELLRGENKETTDTYYSNLDELVTDIAKAYKSVIQALYNEGCRSLQLDDCTWGMLCDKNYWQARQHAGENVEDTKKLFARVNQETVKGLPADLVVTTHVCRGNYHSTWASSGGYEPVAETLFGIDNIDGYYLEFDTDRAGDFTPLKHLKDEKQVVLGLVSSKTGELEDKQTVINRIKEATQFVDINHICLSPQCGFASTEEGNILTEEQQWKKLAFIKEIADEIWK; the protein is encoded by the coding sequence ATGAGCAGCATCCTTGACAATGCATCCCAACGTAAAGTGACCCCTTTCAGACATGACATGGTCGGAAGCTTTTTGCGCCCGCAAGCGATCAAAGACGCCAGAACTCAATTTCAAAATAATGAAATCTCTGCGGACGAGCTGAGAAAGATTGAAGATGAAGAAATTATCAAGCTGGTCGAAAAGCAAAAATCCGTAGGACTTCAAGCTGTGACGGATGGTGAATTCAGACGGTCCTGGTGGCATCTTGATTTTATGTGGGGACTGAACGGCGTGGAAAAGGTACAGCTTGCAAACGGCTACCAATTCCAAGGTGTGGAAACAAGAGCGGAAACCGCACGCTTGTCCGGTAAAATCGGACATTCTCATCATCCTTTCATTGAAGATTTCAAATTCCTGAAACAAGTGGCAGGAGAGGATGCCATTGCTCGTCAAACGATTCCGGCACCTGCGCAGTTCCTGGCTGAGCTGCTGCGCGGAGAAAATAAAGAAACAACCGATACGTATTACAGCAATCTAGATGAACTGGTGACAGACATTGCCAAAGCCTACAAATCTGTGATCCAAGCGCTGTATAATGAAGGCTGCCGCAGCCTGCAACTGGATGATTGCACATGGGGCATGCTCTGTGATAAAAACTATTGGCAAGCTAGACAGCATGCGGGTGAAAATGTGGAAGATACCAAAAAGCTATTCGCTCGCGTGAATCAGGAAACCGTGAAGGGGCTTCCAGCCGATTTGGTCGTTACAACCCACGTATGCCGTGGTAACTACCACTCCACCTGGGCATCTTCTGGCGGCTATGAGCCTGTAGCCGAAACTCTGTTTGGCATCGACAACATCGACGGCTACTACCTCGAATTCGATACCGACCGTGCAGGTGATTTCACCCCGCTTAAGCATCTGAAAGATGAAAAACAGGTCGTATTGGGCCTCGTTTCCTCCAAAACAGGTGAGCTGGAAGACAAGCAGACGGTTATTAACCGCATTAAGGAAGCGACTCAATTCGTGGACATCAACCACATCTGCCTCAGCCCACAATGCGGCTTTGCTTCGACAGAAGAAGGTAATATTCTGACCGAAGAGCAACAGTGGAAAAAGCTTGCTTTCATTAAAGAGATTGCGGATGAGATTTGGAAGTAA
- a CDS encoding LysR family transcriptional regulator has product MTLQQLKYVIEVTNRGSMNEAAKRLFISQPSLSNAIRDLEEEIHITIFERTNKGISLSKEGVEFLGYARQVVEQAELLENRYLDAKPSPQHFAVSTQHYAFAVNAFVNLVNQYGQDEYELALRETKTHEIIQDVKSLRSEIGILYLNEFNAKVINKLLKDANLQFNSLFTAKPHIFISANNPLSRQSSVTIDQLHPYPYLSFEQGEYNSFHFSEEILSTLSHPKSIHVNDRATLFNLLIGLNGYTISTGVISADLNGNEIISVPLECDESINVGWICHKNVALSKLATVYVEALHEAIGE; this is encoded by the coding sequence TTGACCTTACAACAATTAAAATATGTCATCGAGGTTACCAATCGTGGCTCCATGAATGAGGCGGCGAAGCGGTTGTTCATTTCCCAGCCCAGTCTGTCGAACGCGATTCGCGATCTGGAGGAAGAAATTCATATCACCATTTTTGAACGTACCAATAAAGGCATTTCTTTGTCCAAAGAAGGCGTGGAATTCCTCGGTTATGCACGTCAGGTTGTTGAGCAGGCGGAGTTGCTGGAAAATCGCTATCTGGATGCCAAGCCTTCACCACAGCATTTTGCTGTGTCCACGCAGCATTATGCTTTTGCAGTAAATGCATTCGTAAATCTGGTGAATCAATATGGACAGGATGAATATGAACTGGCTTTGCGGGAGACCAAAACCCATGAAATCATACAGGATGTCAAAAGCCTGCGCAGTGAGATCGGAATCCTGTATCTGAACGAATTTAACGCCAAGGTCATCAACAAGCTGCTAAAAGATGCAAATCTGCAATTCAACAGCCTGTTTACGGCCAAGCCGCACATCTTTATCAGTGCCAATAATCCGCTATCCCGGCAGTCTAGCGTGACCATTGACCAGCTTCATCCTTATCCATACCTGTCCTTTGAGCAAGGGGAGTACAATTCCTTTCACTTCTCCGAGGAAATTCTGAGTACGTTGTCGCATCCCAAAAGCATTCATGTTAATGACCGGGCGACCCTTTTTAATCTGCTTATTGGCTTGAACGGCTATACCATTTCTACTGGGGTAATTAGTGCGGATCTGAACGGTAACGAGATAATTTCCGTCCCTCTGGAGTGTGATGAGTCTATTAATGTAGGATGGATTTGCCATAAAAACGTCGCGCTCTCCAAGCTGGCTACTGTCTATGTAGAAGCGTTGCATGAGGCGATAGGGGAATAA